From Candidatus Schekmanbacteria bacterium RIFCSPLOWO2_02_FULL_38_14, a single genomic window includes:
- a CDS encoding delta-aminolevulinic acid dehydratase, translated as MVRETRLSTDNLICPVFVCEGKNVRNGIKSMPGCFQLSIDNLLKEAKEVSKLNIPAIILFGIPKKKDEFGSEAYTKDGIIQKAIRRIKNNIPELIVITDICLCEYTNHGHCGVIKKGKIDNDATIDTLTKISLSHAEAGADIVAPSDMMDGRVKAIRKILDENGFEDISIMSYAAKYASSFYAPFREAAESRPEFGDRKSHQIDPANSDETIREIAQDIEEGADIVMVKPALPYLDIIYRAKQQFNIPLAAFQVSGEYSMIKAGGKLGWIDEKRIMMESLLSIKRAGADMIITYFAKEAARLLAS; from the coding sequence ATGGTCAGAGAAACAAGGCTTTCAACTGACAACCTTATATGCCCGGTTTTTGTCTGCGAAGGGAAAAATGTCAGGAATGGAATTAAGTCGATGCCCGGATGCTTTCAGTTGTCAATTGACAACCTCCTTAAAGAAGCAAAGGAAGTCAGTAAATTAAACATCCCCGCAATAATCCTGTTTGGAATTCCTAAGAAAAAGGATGAGTTTGGCTCAGAAGCCTATACAAAGGATGGAATAATTCAAAAGGCAATCAGAAGGATTAAAAACAACATTCCTGAACTTATTGTAATCACTGATATCTGTCTGTGTGAATACACAAACCATGGCCACTGCGGAGTGATTAAAAAAGGAAAAATTGATAATGACGCGACAATAGATACTTTGACAAAAATTTCCTTAAGCCACGCTGAAGCAGGCGCTGATATTGTTGCCCCATCAGATATGATGGATGGAAGAGTGAAAGCAATCAGAAAAATTCTTGATGAAAACGGTTTTGAAGATATATCAATAATGTCATATGCAGCAAAATACGCATCATCTTTTTATGCTCCTTTCAGGGAAGCAGCAGAATCAAGGCCAGAATTTGGAGACAGAAAATCTCACCAGATAGACCCTGCAAACTCTGATGAGACAATAAGAGAAATAGCTCAGGACATAGAGGAAGGCGCTGACATTGTAATGGTAAAACCTGCCCTTCCCTATCTTGATATAATCTACAGGGCTAAACAGCAGTTCAATATCCCTCTTGCAGCCTTTCAGGTAAGCGGTGAATACTCCATGATAAAAGCAGGCGGTAAACTCGGATGGATAGATGAGAAACGAATCATGATGGAAAGCCTCCTATCAATCAAACGCGCAGGCGCAGATATGATAATCACATATTTTGCAAAGGAAGCAGCAAGGTTGTTGGCAAGTTAG
- a CDS encoding uroporphyrinogen-III C-methyltransferase — protein sequence MNKGKVYLVGAGPGDPSLITLKGVNCIKNADVVVYDRLINQDILSYAREDAELIYFGKKPKSHSIKQDEINRLIIKKAREGKTIVRLKGGDPFIFGRGGEEALALAEKRIPFEIVPGVSSAIAVPTYAGIPLTHRDYASAVTFITGHKKDGSSLPVITKEIASLQGTLVILMGAGNLGSILDDFIRLGKSPSAQIAIISSGTTPRQEILTGTIKELKNKTNTKRVKPPAVIVIGDVVNLSKKLRWYEKKPLFNKKFLITSPEPGASKIASHLENFGAEAIKLPVIKIVPVENFLIIDKAIKEINKYHWIIFTSQNGIDLFMKRFILKGKHLKDFKAIKFAVIGKVTGGKLKKYGIKASFIPKKYNSEALLSGLKKYSLKGKNILIPRAQETSKVLPLGLKKIGAKVDEIVLYRIQNEKVNCNKVKSLLKENNADVVAFTSPSGVKSFFNLFTKKEIIYYFNKISIASIGPVTSKAIEEFEMKADIMPKEYTIKGMVEAIDNYFNNIN from the coding sequence ATGAACAAAGGAAAAGTTTATCTTGTTGGTGCCGGTCCCGGAGATCCTTCACTCATTACCCTTAAAGGAGTGAACTGCATTAAAAATGCTGATGTTGTCGTTTATGACCGCCTCATTAATCAGGACATTCTATCCTACGCAAGAGAAGATGCTGAGCTGATATACTTTGGCAAAAAACCAAAATCCCATTCAATAAAACAGGATGAAATTAACAGGTTAATCATAAAGAAAGCAAGGGAAGGGAAGACAATCGTCCGTTTAAAGGGAGGAGACCCTTTTATCTTTGGCAGAGGAGGAGAAGAAGCCCTTGCACTTGCAGAAAAAAGAATTCCCTTTGAAATAGTTCCCGGAGTCAGCTCTGCAATCGCAGTTCCTACCTATGCAGGGATTCCTTTGACGCACAGAGACTATGCCTCTGCTGTTACTTTCATTACAGGACATAAAAAAGATGGCTCTTCACTGCCGGTAATCACAAAGGAGATAGCAAGCCTGCAAGGAACTCTGGTAATACTGATGGGAGCAGGAAATCTTGGCTCAATACTTGACGACTTCATAAGGCTTGGCAAATCCCCTTCTGCTCAGATAGCAATAATAAGTTCAGGTACAACACCCCGGCAGGAAATTCTGACCGGGACTATTAAAGAATTAAAAAATAAGACTAATACTAAAAGGGTAAAACCTCCAGCAGTAATTGTTATTGGAGATGTGGTGAATTTAAGCAAAAAGCTTAGATGGTATGAAAAGAAACCTCTCTTTAATAAAAAATTTCTTATAACAAGCCCGGAGCCCGGAGCCTCGAAAATAGCATCTCATCTTGAAAATTTCGGCGCAGAAGCAATTAAGCTTCCGGTTATAAAAATAGTTCCGGTTGAAAACTTTCTCATAATTGATAAAGCAATAAAGGAAATAAATAAATACCACTGGATAATCTTTACAAGCCAGAACGGAATAGATTTGTTCATGAAAAGATTTATTTTAAAAGGAAAACATTTAAAGGATTTTAAGGCAATTAAATTTGCAGTTATCGGAAAAGTAACCGGTGGAAAACTAAAAAAATATGGAATCAAAGCAAGCTTTATCCCAAAAAAGTATAATTCAGAAGCACTTCTGTCAGGCTTAAAAAAATATTCTCTTAAGGGAAAAAATATTTTAATCCCGAGGGCACAGGAAACAAGCAAGGTATTGCCTTTAGGGCTCAAAAAAATAGGAGCAAAAGTTGATGAAATAGTCTTATACAGAATTCAGAATGAAAAGGTCAACTGCAATAAAGTTAAATCTCTTTTAAAAGAAAACAACGCAGATGTTGTTGCATTTACAAGCCCTTCCGGGGTAAAAAGCTTTTTTAATTTATTTACAAAAAAAGAAATAATCTATTATTTTAATAAGATAAGCATAGCTTCAATTGGTCCTGTAACATCAAAGGCAATTGAAGAGTTTGAAATGAAAGCAGATATCATGCCAAAAGAATACACCATTAAAGGAATGGTAGAAGCGATTGATAATTATTTTAATAATATTAATTAA
- a CDS encoding hydroxymethylbilane synthase, translated as MVITKLRLGTRKSPLALKQSDWVKAQIVKKYPLLEVKIIKIKTYGDKLPDKPLREFSKNDMFIKEIEEALLKEEIDIGVHSMKDVPVTIPDELCIAAITEREDPRDVLISKRGKLKELPHNSIVGTSSLRRKAQILNSRKDLLIKDIRGNVDTRLKKLENEDYDAIVLAAAGLIRLGLKDKITEYISTDIMLPDAGQGALGIETRNDDTDIQEFVSFLNNRESLIAVSAERVFTKKIGASCRFPVAAYGEVLNKKLKLTGLVATKDGKKVIRDSMEGEINSFEEIGIRLAEKLLENGGKEILRI; from the coding sequence ATGGTTATTACAAAGCTGAGGCTTGGCACAAGGAAAAGCCCTCTTGCCTTAAAACAGTCTGATTGGGTAAAAGCGCAAATCGTTAAAAAATATCCACTATTAGAGGTCAAAATAATCAAAATTAAAACTTATGGCGACAAATTACCTGACAAGCCATTAAGAGAATTTAGCAAAAATGATATGTTCATAAAGGAAATTGAAGAAGCACTCTTGAAAGAAGAAATCGATATTGGTGTCCACAGCATGAAAGATGTGCCAGTCACTATTCCTGATGAACTTTGTATAGCTGCAATAACTGAACGGGAAGACCCAAGGGATGTGCTGATTTCAAAAAGAGGGAAGCTTAAGGAATTGCCTCACAACTCAATTGTTGGCACATCAAGCCTGCGAAGGAAAGCTCAGATTTTAAATTCAAGGAAAGACCTGTTGATAAAAGACATAAGAGGCAATGTTGATACAAGGCTTAAGAAGTTAGAAAATGAAGATTATGACGCAATCGTTCTTGCAGCAGCAGGACTTATAAGGCTTGGATTAAAAGATAAAATTACTGAATACATCTCAACTGATATTATGCTCCCTGATGCCGGGCAGGGCGCGCTTGGTATTGAAACAAGAAATGATGATACTGATATACAGGAATTCGTCAGCTTTCTCAACAACAGGGAGAGCCTTATTGCTGTTTCTGCAGAAAGAGTTTTCACAAAAAAAATTGGAGCATCATGCAGATTTCCTGTTGCAGCCTATGGAGAGGTTTTAAATAAAAAACTAAAACTGACAGGGCTTGTTGCTACAAAAGATGGAAAGAAAGTTATCAGGGATAGCATGGAAGGAGAAATAAACTCTTTTGAAGAGATAGGAATCAGGCTTGCAGAAAAATTATTGGAGAATGGCGGAAAAGAAATTCTAAGAATATGA
- a CDS encoding acyl-CoA dehydrogenase, whose translation MYELTEEQKMLKELARQIAEEEIKPIRAELDNTGEFPYKVVKALVDADLMGLFIPTEYGGSAQGTFEMCLVMEELSKACGGIALCYGATALGTYPILLFGSEEQKKKYLPRIVKGELAAFALTEAEAGSDAGGVRLKAEAGGDYYVLNGVKQWITNGGVAEIYTVIAATNKARGSRGLSGFIVEKNTPGFTFGNKADKMGIRASITSELVFEDCHVPKANMLGKEGMGFPVAIKTLDKARPGVAAQALGIAQGALDEAVAYSKTRVQFGKAISTFQTIQVMLADMATKTEAARALVYSVAKYIDSGASDISKESAMCKLYASDVAMEVTTDAVQILGGYGYMRDYPVEKMMRDAKITQIYEGTNQIQRLVIANRLLR comes from the coding sequence ATGTATGAACTTACAGAAGAACAGAAGATGCTCAAAGAACTTGCAAGACAGATTGCCGAGGAAGAAATAAAACCTATCAGGGCAGAGCTTGATAATACAGGAGAGTTCCCTTATAAAGTAGTAAAGGCTCTTGTTGACGCTGACCTTATGGGTTTGTTTATTCCAACTGAATATGGCGGTTCAGCCCAGGGAACTTTTGAGATGTGTCTTGTTATGGAAGAGCTTTCAAAGGCGTGCGGAGGAATAGCCCTTTGCTATGGCGCAACAGCCCTTGGAACTTATCCAATACTTCTTTTTGGCAGCGAGGAGCAGAAAAAAAAATATCTTCCAAGGATTGTAAAGGGGGAGCTTGCTGCATTTGCTCTTACAGAGGCTGAAGCAGGAAGCGATGCGGGTGGTGTCAGGCTGAAGGCTGAAGCTGGTGGCGATTATTATGTTCTTAACGGCGTAAAGCAGTGGATAACCAACGGAGGGGTTGCAGAAATCTACACAGTAATTGCTGCAACCAATAAAGCAAGGGGAAGCCGAGGGCTGTCAGGATTCATAGTTGAAAAGAATACACCCGGCTTTACTTTCGGGAACAAGGCAGACAAGATGGGCATAAGGGCTTCAATAACAAGCGAGCTTGTTTTTGAGGATTGCCACGTACCAAAGGCTAATATGCTTGGGAAAGAGGGAATGGGTTTTCCTGTTGCAATAAAAACCCTTGATAAGGCAAGGCCCGGTGTTGCAGCGCAGGCGCTTGGAATTGCGCAGGGAGCCCTTGATGAAGCTGTTGCATATTCAAAGACAAGGGTTCAGTTTGGGAAAGCAATCTCAACCTTTCAGACAATTCAGGTTATGCTTGCAGATATGGCAACAAAAACTGAGGCTGCAAGGGCGCTTGTTTACTCAGTGGCAAAATATATTGACAGCGGAGCTTCTGACATTTCAAAAGAATCCGCAATGTGCAAGCTCTATGCCTCTGATGTTGCAATGGAGGTAACAACTGATGCTGTGCAGATTCTTGGCGGATACGGATATATGAGGGATTACCCTGTTGAAAAGATGATGCGTGATGCAAAGATAACCCAAATCTATGAAGGCACAAACCAGATTCAGAGGCTTGTAATTGCGAACAGGCTGCTGAGGTAA
- a CDS encoding aldehyde ferredoxin oxidoreductase: MDKIYRVNMTDLKVKEEKCPSKYAAAGGRGLTSSIVNDEVPATCHPLGIHNKLILAPGLLSGTSAACSGRMSFGGKSPLTGAIKESNVGGIASQKLAKCNVKAIIIEGMPKDNKFYMLEVTKDGVKIVPANDLAGIGTYELNKKLWDKYGKVGVICIGVAGEERMCNAGISVNDPEGGPGRFAGRGGLGAVMGSKKIKAIIVDDKGADKVPIKDEEKFKNAAKVFSQVLLKHPVTGEALPNYGTAVLVNILNEAGGFPTKNFRRGRFETAANISGEKIAEVAKARGGEGKAVHACHPGCVIRCSNIYPDKNGKAITAPMEYESVWSLGANLEVDDLDKVAQMIRICSDTGLDTIESGVTLAVAAEAGLAKWGDADSFIKLLQEIGKKTPLGKILGQGAAVTGRVFGISRVAAVKGQGLPAYDPRTVKGIGVTYATSTMGGDHTAGYAVLQNILKVGGDVNPLKPEGQVDVSRAMQIATATVDCTGLCLFVAIACLDLPEGLQAIIDMINAEYGTTLTVDDIPKIGTQVIKTELEFNRKAGFTKADDRLPEFFDDEKCPPHNITFEIKPEELDKVWANI; encoded by the coding sequence ATGGACAAAATTTATAGGGTGAACATGACCGATTTGAAGGTCAAGGAGGAGAAATGTCCTTCTAAATATGCTGCTGCAGGGGGAAGGGGATTAACGTCATCAATAGTTAATGATGAAGTTCCTGCTACCTGCCATCCTCTGGGCATTCACAATAAATTGATTCTGGCGCCGGGACTTTTAAGCGGAACATCTGCTGCCTGTTCAGGAAGGATGTCTTTTGGCGGGAAAAGCCCTCTGACCGGAGCAATTAAGGAATCCAACGTAGGCGGTATTGCAAGTCAGAAACTTGCAAAATGTAATGTGAAAGCCATTATCATTGAAGGGATGCCAAAAGATAATAAATTTTATATGCTGGAAGTGACCAAGGACGGTGTAAAAATCGTTCCTGCCAATGACTTAGCAGGCATTGGAACATATGAGCTTAATAAAAAGCTCTGGGACAAATACGGAAAGGTTGGCGTAATATGCATTGGCGTTGCCGGTGAGGAAAGAATGTGCAATGCAGGGATTTCAGTAAATGACCCTGAAGGAGGACCGGGCAGATTTGCCGGGCGCGGTGGTCTTGGCGCAGTAATGGGTTCAAAAAAAATTAAGGCTATCATCGTAGATGACAAGGGTGCAGATAAGGTTCCTATAAAAGATGAAGAAAAGTTTAAAAATGCTGCAAAGGTATTTTCACAGGTTTTGCTAAAGCATCCCGTAACAGGTGAAGCCCTGCCGAATTACGGCACAGCAGTTCTTGTAAACATATTGAATGAAGCTGGAGGCTTCCCAACAAAGAATTTCAGAAGAGGGCGTTTTGAAACAGCAGCCAACATTAGTGGAGAAAAAATAGCAGAAGTAGCCAAAGCCCGTGGAGGAGAAGGGAAGGCTGTCCATGCATGCCATCCGGGTTGTGTTATCAGATGTTCAAATATATATCCTGACAAAAATGGCAAGGCTATAACAGCACCAATGGAATATGAATCTGTATGGTCTCTTGGTGCTAATCTTGAAGTAGATGACCTTGACAAGGTTGCCCAGATGATAAGGATTTGTTCAGACACCGGACTTGATACTATAGAGTCAGGTGTTACTCTTGCAGTTGCCGCAGAAGCAGGGCTTGCAAAATGGGGTGATGCAGATTCTTTCATTAAGTTGCTTCAGGAAATTGGCAAGAAAACTCCTCTTGGAAAAATTTTAGGTCAGGGAGCAGCAGTAACAGGTAGAGTTTTTGGAATTTCAAGAGTTGCAGCAGTTAAAGGACAGGGATTACCCGCATATGACCCGAGGACTGTAAAAGGAATCGGTGTAACTTATGCAACCAGCACAATGGGTGGAGACCATACTGCAGGATATGCGGTACTGCAGAATATCCTTAAGGTAGGCGGAGATGTTAATCCATTAAAACCGGAGGGGCAGGTAGATGTGTCAAGAGCCATGCAGATTGCAACAGCAACAGTTGATTGCACAGGGCTTTGCCTCTTTGTTGCAATTGCCTGCCTTGACCTGCCGGAAGGATTGCAGGCGATTATAGACATGATCAATGCCGAATACGGCACAACACTTACAGTTGATGATATTCCAAAAATCGGCACACAGGTCATTAAGACAGAGCTTGAGTTCAACAGGAAAGCAGGCTTTACCAAGGCTGATGACCGTCTGCCGGAATTTTTTGATGATGAAAAATGCCCGCCTCACAATATAACATTTGAGATTAAACCTGAAGAGCTTGATAAAGTTTGGGCTAATATCTAA
- a CDS encoding ABC transporter ATP-binding protein, with protein MIEIKNLTKTFKGKKVLNNINLTIEKGKVTVIIGGSGQGKSVILKHIIGLMKPDSGEVLIDGVDITKLDDKELNEVRKKFGFVFQFAALFDSMTVGENVGFGLFENTKMKLQDINKIVRERLLDVGLKDVEDKMPSELSGGMKRRVGLARALAIDPEIIIYDEPVTGLDPILSDAINHLIKGTQERLGITSIVVSHDIPGLYKIAHKVALLYNGDIKFYGTTEELKKTDNPYVIQFLSGSAEGPIKII; from the coding sequence ATGATTGAGATTAAAAATTTAACAAAAACCTTTAAAGGGAAAAAGGTTTTAAACAACATTAACCTGACCATAGAAAAGGGCAAAGTTACGGTAATAATAGGCGGAAGCGGTCAGGGGAAAAGCGTAATATTGAAACACATCATAGGGCTTATGAAGCCTGACAGCGGAGAGGTTCTGATAGACGGAGTTGATATTACAAAATTAGATGATAAGGAACTGAATGAGGTAAGGAAAAAGTTTGGGTTTGTTTTTCAGTTTGCCGCGCTCTTTGACTCAATGACAGTTGGAGAAAATGTCGGTTTTGGCCTTTTTGAAAATACAAAGATGAAGTTGCAGGATATAAATAAAATTGTAAGAGAAAGGCTTCTTGATGTAGGGCTAAAAGATGTTGAAGACAAAATGCCTTCTGAGTTATCAGGGGGAATGAAAAGAAGGGTCGGGCTTGCAAGAGCCCTTGCAATTGACCCTGAAATCATAATCTATGACGAACCTGTGACAGGACTTGACCCGATTCTTTCAGATGCAATAAACCATTTAATCAAAGGTACTCAGGAACGCCTTGGTATAACATCAATAGTTGTAAGCCATGATATTCCTGGCTTGTATAAAATAGCTCATAAAGTAGCGCTCTTATATAATGGAGATATTAAATTTTACGGAACAACAGAAGAGCTGAAAAAAACAGATAACCCTTATGTTATCCAGTTCTTAAGCGGTTCAGCAGAGGGGCCAATAAAGATAATTTAG
- a CDS encoding ABC transporter permease — protein MKNIFEKIGERTTQLIEEMGRIIIFLFNTVVWLFRPPFKLTNTLKQMEVIGINSVSVVVLTGFFTGAVFSLQTYRGFHQFGAEYLVGYVVALALTRELGPVLTALMVTGRAGSLIAAEIGSMKVTEQIDAMEVMAVNPVQYLIVPRIVAGMIVVPLLTIIADFVGIIGGYVIVVKFLGQSSVLFWTGIRENLHVSDCMQGLEKAIVFGLILSLIGCYKGYFAEGGAEGVGKATTRAVVIASVLILIIDYFMTATFFR, from the coding sequence ATGAAAAATATATTTGAAAAAATAGGAGAGCGTACCACTCAACTCATTGAAGAAATGGGAAGGATAATAATCTTCCTGTTTAACACTGTTGTATGGCTTTTCAGACCTCCCTTTAAATTAACAAATACTCTCAAACAGATGGAGGTCATAGGAATAAATTCAGTTTCAGTTGTTGTTCTCACAGGATTTTTCACAGGTGCAGTATTCTCCCTTCAAACCTACAGGGGTTTCCACCAGTTCGGCGCGGAATATCTGGTTGGATATGTAGTGGCTTTAGCTCTCACAAGAGAGCTTGGCCCTGTTTTGACTGCTCTGATGGTAACAGGAAGGGCAGGCTCTCTGATTGCAGCTGAAATCGGTTCAATGAAAGTTACTGAGCAGATAGATGCCATGGAGGTTATGGCAGTAAACCCTGTACAATACCTCATAGTTCCAAGAATAGTTGCAGGCATGATAGTAGTCCCACTTCTCACCATAATTGCTGATTTCGTAGGAATAATAGGCGGGTATGTGATTGTAGTAAAATTTCTCGGGCAGAGTTCAGTTCTTTTCTGGACAGGAATAAGGGAAAATCTTCATGTTTCTGACTGTATGCAGGGACTTGAAAAGGCAATTGTATTTGGCCTTATTCTTTCTTTGATTGGCTGTTACAAGGGCTATTTTGCAGAAGGAGGAGCAGAGGGAGTTGGGAAAGCCACTACAAGGGCAGTAGTAATAGCATCTGTGCTGATTCTTATTATCGATTACTTTATGACAGCTACATTTTTCAGATAA
- a CDS encoding rhomboid family intramembrane serine protease, which yields MIPLKDTIPSRTYPFVNIFIIILNILAFAYELSLGKRLDMFILSYGVIPIKFYYLLATQPFNFLNIFFPFLSSIFLHGGWIHIIGNMLYLWIFGDNVEDRMGHLRYFAFYIICGVLAGGVHLYTNPTSGVPTIGASGAIAGVMGAYFIMFPGSRIITFVPIFFFFQIIEIPAFFFIGFWFLMQFFSGSLSLASAGQNVGGVAWWAHVGGFVCGMALVFFFRKRKRSYKVFRDQI from the coding sequence ATGATTCCACTCAAGGATACCATACCGTCAAGAACCTATCCATTCGTAAATATCTTCATAATAATTTTAAATATCCTCGCATTTGCTTATGAGCTGTCTTTAGGTAAGAGGCTTGACATGTTTATCCTGTCTTATGGTGTAATTCCAATAAAATTTTATTATTTACTTGCAACACAGCCTTTTAATTTTTTAAATATTTTTTTTCCTTTTTTAAGTTCAATTTTCCTCCACGGCGGTTGGATACATATAATTGGGAATATGCTGTATCTCTGGATATTTGGAGATAATGTGGAAGACAGGATGGGACATCTGAGGTATTTTGCTTTTTATATTATCTGCGGTGTTCTGGCAGGGGGTGTCCATCTATATACAAATCCCACATCAGGTGTGCCAACAATAGGGGCAAGCGGCGCAATTGCCGGGGTAATGGGTGCGTATTTTATTATGTTTCCGGGTTCAAGGATAATTACGTTTGTGCCAATTTTTTTCTTTTTTCAGATTATTGAAATACCGGCATTTTTTTTTATCGGGTTCTGGTTTCTGATGCAGTTTTTCTCCGGTTCTCTTTCTCTTGCATCTGCAGGACAGAATGTTGGCGGAGTAGCATGGTGGGCTCATGTTGGAGGGTTTGTGTGCGGAATGGCTCTTGTTTTCTTTTTCAGGAAAAGGAAGCGCAGTTACAAGGTTTTTCGTGACCAGATATAA